A region from the Paenibacillus humicola genome encodes:
- a CDS encoding alpha-mannosidase, producing MKHRKLYMIGNAHLDPVWLWQWQEGFQETKATFRSALDRMKEYDDFIFTNSSAANYEWVEKNDPAMFEEIRERIKEGRWQIVGGWWVQPDCNIPGGESFVRQGLYGQRYFHEKFGVTAKVGYNVDSFGHHGMLPQILKKSGMDYYIMMRPMPNEKGLPSRLFHWESDDGSRVLAFRLPFEYCTWGKDLEKHVRRCVSEMKEPFNDLMVFFGVGNHGGGPTKENIESLKRMNARPDFPEIVPAGPNDFFADVERKGLPIPVVHDDLQHHASGCYAAHSGIKLWNRQAENKLIAAEKWSAIAQRVTGQPYPDDFHRAWKNVLFNQFHDILAGTSLESAYEDARNMHGEAMSIADRNLNYAVQSLSWNINIEQAEGMKPIVVFNPHAWNSRVNVELEIGGIKETTILVDETGKQVPYQTVQPEATSGGRFRLSFIADLPPMGYRVYKVLPESKEARAGEPIAATDVSLENDSLRVEFDPETGFITSLFDKKANYEVFRGPGARPVVIEDRSDTWSHNVFHFNNAIGEFKATGVRLVEHGPVKSVVRVTSEYGRSALVQDFTLYRELGCIDVAVTVDWREHFKMLKLVFPVNLVFTKQTYEIPYGFKEREHNGEEEPGQSWVDYGGTQRDGGPVYGLSLINDAKYSYSIMNKELAMTVLRSPIYAHHDPLVPDPGGHYSFIDQGIQRFRYRLLPHEGSWEEAGTVRSALELNQRPVTVIETYHEGRLPQKASYAGVEQSGIIVSAVKRAEDNDDLIVRCYETDKRAVRASISLPLAGRTIEADFAPCEIKTFRVPADPSQPVTETNLIEWE from the coding sequence ATGAAGCACCGCAAACTGTACATGATCGGCAACGCCCATCTCGATCCCGTCTGGCTGTGGCAGTGGCAGGAAGGGTTCCAGGAGACGAAAGCGACCTTCCGTTCCGCGCTCGACCGGATGAAGGAGTACGACGATTTTATTTTCACGAACAGCTCGGCGGCCAATTACGAATGGGTCGAGAAGAACGATCCGGCCATGTTCGAGGAGATCCGCGAGCGGATCAAGGAAGGACGCTGGCAAATCGTCGGCGGCTGGTGGGTGCAGCCGGACTGCAACATCCCGGGCGGCGAATCGTTCGTGCGGCAGGGGCTGTACGGGCAGCGGTATTTTCACGAGAAATTCGGCGTGACGGCGAAGGTCGGCTACAACGTGGACAGCTTCGGCCATCACGGCATGCTGCCGCAAATCCTGAAGAAAAGCGGCATGGACTATTACATCATGATGCGTCCGATGCCGAACGAGAAGGGGCTGCCTTCTCGTTTGTTTCATTGGGAGTCCGACGACGGCAGCCGGGTGCTGGCGTTCCGCCTTCCGTTCGAATACTGCACATGGGGCAAGGATCTGGAGAAACACGTCCGCAGGTGTGTAAGCGAGATGAAAGAACCGTTTAACGACCTGATGGTCTTCTTCGGCGTCGGCAACCATGGCGGCGGTCCGACGAAAGAAAATATCGAAAGTCTGAAGCGGATGAACGCGCGGCCGGATTTTCCGGAAATCGTGCCGGCCGGGCCGAACGACTTTTTCGCGGACGTCGAGCGCAAAGGACTGCCGATTCCGGTCGTCCACGACGACCTGCAGCATCATGCGAGCGGCTGCTACGCGGCGCATTCCGGCATTAAGCTGTGGAACCGCCAGGCCGAGAACAAGCTGATCGCGGCGGAGAAGTGGTCCGCCATCGCGCAGCGGGTGACCGGCCAGCCGTACCCGGACGATTTTCACCGCGCGTGGAAAAACGTGCTGTTTAACCAGTTCCACGACATTTTGGCAGGGACGAGCCTGGAATCGGCTTATGAAGACGCCCGGAATATGCACGGGGAAGCGATGAGCATTGCCGACCGGAACCTGAACTACGCGGTCCAATCGCTGTCCTGGAACATCAATATCGAACAGGCCGAGGGCATGAAGCCGATCGTCGTGTTTAATCCGCACGCGTGGAACAGCCGCGTTAACGTCGAGCTCGAAATCGGCGGCATCAAGGAAACGACGATTCTCGTCGACGAGACGGGCAAGCAGGTGCCGTACCAGACGGTGCAGCCGGAGGCGACCTCGGGCGGCCGGTTCCGGCTCAGCTTTATCGCCGATCTGCCGCCGATGGGCTACCGCGTGTACAAGGTGCTGCCGGAATCGAAGGAAGCCCGTGCCGGGGAACCGATCGCGGCGACCGACGTATCGCTCGAGAACGACTCTTTACGCGTCGAGTTCGACCCGGAAACGGGCTTCATCACGAGCCTGTTCGACAAGAAGGCGAACTACGAGGTGTTTCGCGGCCCCGGCGCGCGCCCGGTCGTCATCGAAGACCGCTCCGATACGTGGAGCCACAACGTGTTCCATTTCAACAACGCGATCGGCGAATTTAAGGCGACCGGCGTCCGCCTCGTCGAGCACGGCCCGGTGAAATCGGTCGTCCGCGTGACGAGCGAATACGGCAGGTCGGCACTGGTGCAGGATTTTACGCTGTACCGCGAGCTCGGCTGCATCGACGTCGCCGTAACGGTCGATTGGCGCGAGCATTTCAAAATGCTGAAGCTCGTGTTCCCGGTCAATCTGGTGTTTACGAAGCAGACGTACGAAATTCCATACGGCTTCAAGGAGCGGGAGCATAACGGCGAAGAGGAGCCGGGCCAAAGCTGGGTCGACTACGGCGGCACGCAGCGGGACGGCGGCCCCGTATACGGGCTGTCGCTGATAAACGACGCCAAATACAGCTACAGCATCATGAATAAGGAGCTGGCGATGACGGTGCTGCGCAGCCCGATTTACGCCCACCACGATCCGCTCGTGCCGGATCCCGGCGGTCATTACTCGTTTATCGACCAGGGCATTCAGCGTTTTCGCTACCGGCTGCTTCCGCACGAAGGAAGCTGGGAGGAGGCCGGAACGGTACGAAGTGCGCTCGAGCTGAATCAGCGGCCGGTGACCGTGATCGAGACGTATCATGAAGGCAGGCTCCCGCAGAAAGCGTCTTATGCCGGCGTCGAACAAAGCGGCATTATCGTGAGCGCCGTGAAAAGGGCCGAAGATAACGACGATCTGATTGTCCGCTGTTATGAAACGGACAAACGGGCGGTGCGCGCTTCGATTTCGCTACCACTTGCGGGACGCACGATCGAAGCGGATTTCGCACCGTGCGAAATCAAGACGTTCCGCGTACCCGCCGATCCGTCGCAGCCCGTCACCGAAACAAACCTGATCGAGTGGGAGTGA